From the genome of Lycorma delicatula isolate Av1 chromosome 11, ASM4794821v1, whole genome shotgun sequence, one region includes:
- the LOC142332360 gene encoding 2-oxo-4-hydroxy-4-carboxy-5-ureidoimidazoline decarboxylase-like — MSYSGLLSIGEVNQLDLDQFIWLFGNVLEQNTEAAKYVFNNKPFKNALHIIKLFNKYLDTLSIQEQEKVLQQHPDLGSNVKMTPESTREQDGAGMNNLTENDRELLMEFNYRYKEHFGFPFVICARENNSDSVLENVKKRLENDKETELKLSIEEVKKIARLRILDLVWHS, encoded by the exons atgtcaTATTCTGGTCTATTAAGTATAGGAGAGGTTAATCAGCTTGACTTGGATCAATTCATTTGGTTATTTGGAAATGTGTTAGAACAAAACACAGAAGcagcaaaatatgtttttaacaataaaccatttaaaaacgcattacatattataaaattatttaataaatacttggATACACTTTCAATTCAAG aacaagAAAAAGTGTTACAACAACATCCTGACTTAGGATCAAATGTGAAAATGACACCAGAATCTACACGTGAACAAGATGGCGCTGGAATGAACAACTTAACTGAAAATGATCGTGAATTATTAATGGAATTTAACTacag atataaagAACATTTTGGATTTCCATTTGTTATATGTGCACGAGAAAATAATTCAGACAGTgtattagaaaatgtaaaaaaaagattagaaaacgacaaagaaactgaattaaaattaagtattgaagaagtaaaaaaaatagcaagACTGCGGATTCTTGATCTAGTGTGGCATAGttga